From a single Calothrix sp. NIES-2098 genomic region:
- a CDS encoding response regulator receiver sensor signal transduction histidine kinase, producing the protein MGANRRQVIMILTGTHIDMGKESISPQLPQQLGILQLLTNLTNQRLTHLPDLLEAIVREVCNTIDSAQFCLIGLYNAQTKKLELTTTAGIGAEKLPFLKLNSNLASGDPLWDWRSESISSDENFNIKPGLLTQVFATGVAQLFQGTREELECGVDDFPSCSLCPCVPAFSAFTPASMYAVAIKSAQAGRLGVLAIGNWENPHAFNTASQHLLDALGEVAAIAINNTIMLQVLEEREERLARQNEILLEQNHELEKIRQQIQLQNLQLLEAAEVKSQFLATTSHELRTPLNVILGLSQVLLRQRTSSLSEQQIEMVQRILNNGNHLLSIIEDMLDFASVEAGNLSLQTDDFNLENLVLTTVAEHRSLAEEKLLDLQVDINLASPWIVNDSDRLRQVLVKLLLNAIKFTAAGSVKVKVWEINSEKIAIAVEDTGIGIAPDYLECIFEQFRQVDQSNSRKYEGMGLGLAITKSLVQMMQGTISVTSNLGEGSTFKIELPKQINPHWII; encoded by the coding sequence CCCTCAACTACCGCAACAACTGGGAATACTCCAGCTACTGACTAACCTTACAAACCAACGGCTCACCCATTTACCCGATTTATTAGAAGCGATAGTTAGGGAAGTTTGTAATACAATTGATAGCGCTCAGTTCTGTCTGATAGGGTTATATAATGCCCAAACTAAAAAGCTGGAATTAACCACGACAGCAGGAATAGGTGCAGAGAAATTACCTTTTCTCAAACTTAATAGCAATTTAGCATCTGGCGATCCTCTGTGGGATTGGCGAAGTGAATCAATTTCCTCAGACGAGAATTTTAATATCAAGCCAGGTTTACTGACTCAGGTGTTTGCTACTGGAGTAGCACAGCTATTTCAAGGAACTAGAGAAGAGTTAGAGTGTGGTGTTGATGACTTTCCCTCATGTTCTTTGTGTCCCTGTGTCCCAGCGTTTTCAGCTTTTACACCTGCTTCAATGTATGCTGTAGCTATTAAATCTGCACAAGCAGGAAGATTAGGAGTATTGGCGATTGGTAACTGGGAAAATCCCCATGCTTTTAATACTGCTTCACAGCATCTTTTGGATGCTTTGGGTGAAGTAGCAGCGATCGCCATTAATAATACCATCATGCTGCAAGTCTTAGAGGAGCGCGAAGAACGTTTAGCGAGACAAAATGAAATTCTCTTAGAGCAAAATCACGAACTCGAAAAAATCCGCCAGCAAATTCAGCTACAAAACTTGCAACTATTAGAAGCAGCAGAGGTAAAATCGCAATTTTTAGCTACGACTTCCCACGAACTGCGCACTCCTCTCAACGTGATTTTGGGTTTATCACAAGTATTATTGCGTCAGCGTACTTCCAGCTTGTCTGAACAACAAATTGAGATGGTGCAACGTATTCTCAATAATGGCAATCACCTATTATCTATTATTGAGGATATGCTGGACTTTGCTAGTGTGGAAGCTGGTAATTTATCGTTACAAACAGATGATTTTAATTTAGAGAATTTGGTTTTAACAACCGTAGCCGAACACCGTTCTCTAGCCGAAGAAAAATTATTAGATTTGCAAGTAGATATCAATCTTGCTTCTCCCTGGATTGTAAATGATAGCGATCGCCTCAGACAAGTTTTAGTCAAACTGTTGTTAAACGCCATTAAATTTACAGCCGCAGGTAGCGTCAAAGTCAAAGTCTGGGAAATTAATAGCGAGAAAATTGCGATCGCAGTTGAAGATACAGGTATAGGTATTGCACCAGATTACCTAGAGTGTATTTTTGAGCAATTCCGCCAAGTCGATCAAAGTAACAGTCGGAAATATGAAGGTATGGGTTTGGGATTAGCAATTACCAAATCCTTAGTACAGATGATGCAAGGTACAATTAGCGTCACTAGTAATCTGGGTGAAGGCTCCACCTTCAAAATTGAATTACCAAAACAAATCAATCCTCATTGGATAATTTAA